The Candidatus Eremiobacterota bacterium genome contains a region encoding:
- a CDS encoding EFR1 family ferrodoxin (N-terminal region resembles flavodoxins. C-terminal ferrodoxin region binds two 4Fe-4S clusters.) — protein MDKTEIINSSFRILYFTGTGNTDWVVNKIRNGLIAKGASCEALPADRLLADCGMGVSTKADPELIRAKLGDFLAGDAVLVLGFPTYEGTVPRPFRELFPLLPDGKVRKLACVSTILLAGGDAVHIAEKTLAHRGYKSFLTTYVVMPGNIRLPDFTFFEIHNGHELDRFYESAGKAVAEIVDELLYQKAHFEGRTIADYLIGASNRWGEYILPDLWGRHMFADAKCIKCALCASSCPMGNISLAKGYPEFGNDCCTCLRCYNFCPENAVQITEHTRDEKKYNRYKGFDGWKPPRLRNVEVGKREPAKK, from the coding sequence TTGGATAAAACAGAGATAATCAACTCCAGCTTTAGGATTCTCTATTTCACCGGAACAGGCAACACCGACTGGGTGGTAAACAAGATCAGGAACGGCCTCATCGCAAAGGGTGCTTCATGCGAGGCTCTGCCGGCGGACCGCCTGCTGGCGGATTGCGGGATGGGTGTCAGTACAAAGGCGGACCCGGAGCTGATCAGGGCAAAACTGGGAGATTTCCTGGCCGGCGACGCAGTCCTGGTGCTGGGATTCCCCACATACGAGGGAACGGTCCCGAGGCCCTTCAGGGAGCTCTTTCCGCTCTTGCCTGATGGAAAGGTCCGGAAACTGGCATGTGTCTCGACGATACTGCTGGCGGGCGGGGACGCCGTCCACATCGCCGAGAAGACTCTCGCACATCGCGGGTACAAGTCGTTCCTTACCACTTACGTGGTCATGCCCGGCAATATAAGGCTGCCTGATTTCACGTTTTTTGAGATACATAACGGTCATGAGCTTGACCGCTTTTACGAGTCGGCGGGAAAGGCCGTCGCGGAGATTGTGGATGAGCTGCTTTACCAGAAGGCCCACTTTGAAGGAAGAACCATCGCCGACTATCTTATCGGCGCCTCGAACCGATGGGGCGAATATATCCTCCCTGACCTGTGGGGCAGGCATATGTTCGCCGATGCGAAGTGCATCAAGTGCGCTCTCTGCGCTTCCTCCTGCCCGATGGGGAACATCAGCCTTGCAAAGGGATATCCCGAGTTCGGCAACGACTGCTGCACGTGCCTGCGCTGCTACAACTTCTGCCCGGAAAACGCCGTCCAGATAACAGAGCATACCAGGGACGAGAAAAAATACAACCGCTACAAGGGCTTTGACGGCTGGAAGCCGCCGCGGCTGAGGAATGTAGAGGTCGGAAAGCGGGAGCCGGCGAAAAAGTAA
- a CDS encoding serine/threonine-protein kinase, whose product MSGPLKEGETIKDRYKVERLIGEGATGFVYLVTEISNPAITWAVKEIVSSLPAGAEQSEILEQFQRECAILQNLNHTGLPKVGETFSEEERHYLVMEYIDGENLLLKLKIRESPFTFEELLPVISQLTSILEYLHGQDPPVIFRDLKPSNIMITAKGRVKLIDFGIARHFTPGKVRDTYIMGTPGFSAPEQYGKEQTDPKSDLYSLAVTVYFLLTKEDPEKFAFKFPPVTQFNSTVPQWLSAVLSRALEEDREKRFPSVGEMLKEIRKNVHSESKTAFSLPPQPQAPAPVSDTAILFWKLFSSVTLSGASVLVLRYDWGIPLGLIFAAGAFLFTLALFFDFFASHGKRGSAGQGIPPLIPLCAGIVCAIVLFYPLRSCYAKLTPPPRDVYGDCVRNLESIGVACELYAGDNGGLYPPALDKLAPRYIEKIPACSLTGQEGYYYQTDGGAAYTVQCKGRHKEEKAPYFPQYSSSKGLSRQN is encoded by the coding sequence ATGTCCGGGCCCTTAAAGGAAGGCGAGACAATAAAGGACAGGTACAAGGTGGAGCGTCTCATCGGAGAAGGCGCCACAGGGTTTGTTTATCTTGTCACAGAGATAAGCAACCCTGCTATCACGTGGGCCGTCAAGGAGATCGTGAGCTCCCTTCCCGCGGGAGCCGAACAAAGTGAAATCCTGGAGCAGTTTCAGCGGGAATGCGCTATCCTGCAGAACCTTAACCACACGGGCCTGCCGAAGGTAGGCGAGACATTCTCCGAGGAGGAGAGGCACTATCTCGTCATGGAGTACATTGACGGAGAGAACCTTCTCCTGAAGCTCAAGATAAGGGAAAGCCCCTTCACCTTCGAAGAGCTGCTCCCCGTGATAAGTCAGCTTACCAGCATCCTGGAATACCTTCATGGGCAGGACCCGCCGGTCATATTCAGGGATCTCAAGCCTTCCAATATCATGATCACCGCGAAAGGGCGCGTGAAGCTCATAGATTTCGGCATTGCAAGGCATTTTACCCCGGGCAAGGTGCGGGATACCTACATAATGGGCACCCCGGGGTTTTCAGCGCCCGAGCAGTACGGGAAAGAACAGACTGACCCTAAGAGCGACCTCTATTCCCTTGCCGTCACCGTGTACTTTCTCCTCACCAAAGAAGACCCTGAGAAATTTGCCTTTAAATTCCCTCCCGTGACGCAGTTTAACAGTACCGTGCCCCAGTGGCTCTCGGCGGTTCTCTCCCGCGCGCTGGAAGAGGACAGGGAGAAGCGCTTCCCTTCTGTCGGCGAGATGCTCAAGGAGATAAGGAAAAACGTGCATTCCGAGTCGAAGACGGCATTCTCCTTACCGCCGCAGCCGCAGGCTCCGGCTCCCGTCTCTGATACAGCCATCTTATTCTGGAAGCTTTTCAGCTCCGTCACCCTGTCCGGGGCGTCGGTCCTCGTGCTCAGATATGACTGGGGAATTCCCCTCGGGCTTATTTTTGCCGCAGGTGCCTTCCTGTTCACTCTTGCCCTGTTTTTTGATTTTTTTGCTTCCCATGGGAAAAGGGGATCGGCAGGACAGGGGATCCCGCCATTGATTCCCCTGTGCGCCGGTATTGTGTGCGCCATTGTGCTCTTTTACCCTTTGAGGTCCTGTTATGCAAAACTCACCCCTCCCCCGCGCGATGTTTATGGAGACTGCGTCCGCAATCTTGAAAGCATAGGAGTTGCCTGCGAGCTCTACGCAGGCGACAATGGCGGTCTCTACCCTCCTGCCCTGGATAAGCTTGCCCCCCGCTATATTGAAAAAATACCGGCATGCAGCCTTACAGGCCAGGAAGGATATTACTACCAGACCGACGGAGGGGCAGCTTATACGGTGCAGTGCAAGGGGAGACATAAGGAAGAGAAGGCTCCTTACTTCCCTCAATACAGCTCCAGCAAAGGGCTATCCCGGCAGAATTAA
- a CDS encoding VIT domain-containing protein codes for MKVNSALKLWISLFVVIFFFAMACTRTAKAPVAQTRPDSQVSQVSDDEPPAPDVTRPPAMVVKGQDEKPEELGIARVEIKTRIYGYFAETEMTLVFSNPHSRPMAGDLYFPLPEGATVSGYALDVKGRMVEGVAVSKEKGRQVFEKEVRKGIDPGLMELAKGNTFKTRVFPIPPGGSRTVRVSYVSDIVTGKDGASYRLPLNFAKKLSEFSMRVEVVKGAAAPVVKSGGPANLAFSRWNDSYVAEAKLKDSPAEGLISIALPEVEKTPVIVEDGGDGFYYFAVNDFPSPAGVAERSPAPRRVALYWDASGSREKADHKKELALLEAFFSQYRNDPVIVDLLVFRNAMAPPQSFEVRNGDAGGLLKAISGLAYDGGTQTGCLAAPPRDPDVALLFTDGISNFGSEVPSGLKKPLYVFSSDLSANYGFLKFLALSSGGAFFNLERRAPSEIVGEIGKKPFSYLGSPEEPECYPATAQPVQGRFTLLGRFSGAGAKVALRYGRAGMTEKESSYTIDTKNAPSGQLLRCCWAEKKVEDLSIFQEKNAQEIESVGKEFSLVTPFTSLIVLESIEQYMDHAIRPPAGLADYREQYDRAMKEKKAAKVKDDESKIERIVKLWDDRVSWWEKKYSYKKDFKYYNGEQQRERHQAPAEPMRNSAAPQATTAAPRTSAADGFGSGGERDEAMSKTEAGADKKQSGGKGESPAGPEIIIKEWNPETPYLTALSQAGKEDPFSVYIKEKKKYGASPAFYLDCAQYMLKKKQEGIAIQILSNIAELELESAPLLRVLAQRLLQLEKYDLAIPLLEEAKRLRPEEPQSYRDLALALAKRARSTGDAKEYEKSMELLNHVVINTWDRFEEIEVIALMDLNAIRAEYLRRTSGATAQYPSDKRLVKLLDLDIRILLTWDADLTDMDLHLIEPSGEEASYNHNRTTIGGLVSRDFTQGYGPEEYCLRRAEKGTYKVDVNYYGSSAPSLMGPVTVQAEVITSFGRPEEKRRNLTLRLAEGKETQRVGEITF; via the coding sequence ATGAAAGTAAATTCTGCCCTGAAGCTGTGGATCTCCTTATTTGTCGTGATTTTTTTCTTTGCCATGGCCTGCACGCGAACCGCAAAAGCCCCCGTAGCGCAGACCAGGCCTGATAGCCAGGTTTCACAGGTCTCCGATGACGAGCCTCCGGCGCCTGATGTGACAAGGCCCCCGGCAATGGTGGTGAAGGGGCAGGACGAGAAGCCCGAAGAGCTCGGCATCGCGAGGGTTGAGATAAAGACCAGGATCTACGGGTACTTTGCCGAGACGGAGATGACCCTGGTATTCTCGAATCCCCACAGCAGGCCTATGGCGGGCGATCTCTACTTTCCCCTTCCTGAAGGCGCCACAGTAAGCGGCTATGCCCTGGACGTGAAGGGCCGTATGGTTGAAGGAGTGGCCGTGAGCAAGGAGAAGGGGAGGCAGGTCTTTGAGAAGGAGGTCCGCAAGGGAATCGACCCGGGCCTCATGGAGCTGGCGAAAGGCAATACCTTCAAGACCCGCGTATTTCCCATTCCCCCGGGGGGCAGCCGCACCGTAAGGGTAAGCTATGTAAGCGACATTGTGACGGGGAAGGATGGGGCCTCCTACCGCCTCCCCCTCAATTTTGCGAAAAAGCTCAGCGAGTTCTCCATGAGGGTGGAAGTGGTGAAGGGTGCCGCCGCCCCGGTGGTGAAGTCAGGAGGGCCGGCGAACCTGGCCTTTTCCCGCTGGAACGACAGTTACGTGGCCGAAGCCAAGCTCAAGGACAGTCCTGCCGAGGGTCTGATCTCCATCGCGCTCCCTGAGGTAGAAAAAACGCCGGTCATCGTTGAGGATGGCGGCGATGGCTTCTACTACTTCGCCGTCAATGATTTTCCCTCGCCTGCCGGTGTCGCGGAGAGAAGCCCTGCACCCCGCCGCGTGGCTCTCTACTGGGATGCCTCGGGCTCAAGGGAAAAGGCTGATCACAAGAAAGAGCTTGCCCTTCTTGAAGCCTTCTTCTCTCAGTACAGGAATGATCCAGTCATCGTCGATCTCCTTGTTTTCAGGAACGCCATGGCCCCGCCGCAGTCTTTCGAGGTGAGAAACGGCGATGCCGGAGGGCTTTTAAAGGCAATAAGCGGGCTTGCCTATGACGGCGGGACACAGACAGGCTGCCTGGCGGCGCCTCCCCGGGATCCTGATGTGGCCCTGCTCTTCACCGACGGTATTTCCAATTTCGGCAGTGAGGTCCCCTCAGGGCTCAAAAAGCCCCTTTACGTCTTTTCATCGGATCTCTCGGCCAATTACGGATTCCTGAAATTCCTCGCCCTCTCGTCAGGCGGCGCATTTTTCAACCTTGAGCGCCGCGCCCCTTCTGAAATTGTCGGGGAGATAGGTAAAAAGCCTTTTTCGTATCTGGGATCTCCGGAGGAGCCTGAATGCTATCCTGCGACGGCACAGCCTGTGCAGGGCAGGTTCACCCTCCTTGGGCGCTTCAGCGGGGCCGGGGCGAAGGTGGCTCTCAGGTATGGGCGCGCCGGTATGACTGAGAAGGAATCCTCCTATACCATCGATACAAAAAATGCGCCATCGGGCCAGCTTCTCCGCTGCTGCTGGGCGGAGAAAAAGGTCGAGGACCTCTCGATATTCCAGGAGAAAAATGCCCAGGAGATTGAGAGCGTGGGAAAAGAGTTCTCACTTGTCACTCCCTTCACTTCCCTTATAGTCCTTGAGAGCATTGAGCAGTATATGGATCACGCCATAAGGCCTCCCGCGGGGCTTGCCGATTACCGGGAGCAGTATGACAGGGCTATGAAAGAGAAAAAAGCGGCAAAAGTGAAGGATGATGAGTCCAAGATAGAGCGGATAGTGAAGCTGTGGGATGACCGCGTGTCCTGGTGGGAAAAGAAATATTCCTACAAGAAGGATTTCAAATATTATAACGGGGAGCAGCAAAGAGAGCGTCACCAGGCTCCTGCGGAGCCCATGAGAAACAGTGCCGCACCCCAGGCAACAACTGCAGCGCCGCGCACTTCGGCGGCAGACGGCTTCGGCAGTGGAGGGGAGCGCGACGAGGCGATGTCAAAGACAGAGGCGGGCGCCGACAAGAAGCAGTCGGGCGGGAAGGGCGAGAGCCCGGCGGGGCCTGAGATCATCATCAAGGAATGGAATCCTGAGACTCCCTATCTCACGGCTCTCTCGCAGGCAGGCAAGGAGGACCCCTTCAGTGTTTATATCAAGGAGAAGAAAAAATACGGTGCCTCGCCGGCCTTCTACCTTGACTGCGCGCAGTATATGCTGAAAAAGAAGCAGGAAGGCATCGCGATACAGATCCTCTCCAACATAGCGGAGCTTGAGCTCGAGAGCGCGCCGCTCCTGAGGGTGCTGGCCCAGAGGCTCCTGCAGCTCGAGAAATATGATCTTGCCATTCCTCTCCTCGAGGAGGCAAAGAGGCTCCGCCCCGAAGAACCCCAGTCATACCGCGATCTCGCCCTGGCCCTTGCGAAGAGAGCCCGCAGCACCGGTGACGCGAAGGAATACGAGAAGTCGATGGAGCTTCTGAACCACGTGGTGATCAATACATGGGACCGCTTCGAAGAGATCGAGGTCATAGCTCTCATGGATCTCAACGCCATCCGTGCCGAGTACCTGAGGCGCACGAGCGGTGCGACGGCACAATATCCCTCCGACAAGAGGCTTGTGAAGCTCCTTGATCTTGATATCAGGATACTTCTCACATGGGATGCCGATCTCACTGACATGGACCTCCACCTCATAGAGCCGTCAGGTGAAGAGGCGTCATACAACCACAACAGGACCACCATCGGCGGGCTGGTGAGCCGCGATTTCACCCAGGGATACGGCCCTGAGGAATACTGCCTGAGGCGCGCCGAGAAGGGGACTTACAAGGTGGATGTGAACTACTACGGGAGCAGCGCCCCTTCGCTTATGGGCCCTGTCACCGTGCAGGCCGAGGTGATCACCAGCTTCGGGCGCCCCGAGGAAAAGAGGAGAAACCTCACGCTGCGCCTTGCAGAGGGGAAAGAGACGCAGCGCGTCGGCGAGATAACCTTCTGA